In a single window of the Zea mays cultivar B73 chromosome 5, Zm-B73-REFERENCE-NAM-5.0, whole genome shotgun sequence genome:
- the LOC103627692 gene encoding disease resistance protein PIK6-NP isoform X4: MDGFMASAATGVMSSLLAKLAELLGEDYKMQRGMRREIAFLKDELGSMNALLERLAGSEALDPQTKEWRDQVREMSYDIEDCVDGYMRQLQHEPQRNSGITGFFLGYVQKVKDLVTRHEIAEQIQELKARIVEASHRRKRYKIDDTANSGAANVIPVDRRLPALYAELGSLVGSDVPRDEIIKLLDDGALAVKVVSIVGCGGLGKTTVVNQVYINIAEKFDCQASVSLSQNPDMVNIFRSILSQVKKDECGSTSSCDKELLINELRDFLKDKRLALPKSA, from the exons ATGGACGGGTTCATGGCAAGTGCAGCGACAGGGGTGATGAGCTCCCTTCTCGCCAAGCTCGCTGAGCTGCTTGGGGAGGACTACAAGATGCAGAGGGGCATGAGGCGCGAGATCGCGTTCCTCAAGGATGAGCTGGGCAGCATGAACGCGCTGCTGGAGAGGCTAGCCGGCTCGGAGGCGCTCGATCCGCAGACCAAGGAGTGGAGGGACCAGGTGAGGGAGATGAGCTACGACATCGAGGACTGTGTCGATGGTTACATGCGTCAGCTGCAGCACGAGCCGCAGAGGAACAGTGGAATCACGGGATTCTTCCTTGGGTATGTGCAGAAGGTGAAGGATCTCGTTACCCGTCACGAGATTGCCGAGCAGATTCAGGAGCTCAAGGCTCGGATCGTTGAGGCTAGCCACAGAAGGAAGAGGTACAAGATTGATGACACAGCTAATTCTGGTGCCGCCAATGTGATCCCTGTGGACCGTCGGTTGCCAGCGCTCTATGCAGAATTGGGTAGCCTTGTTGGTAGCGATGTTCCTAGAGATGAGATTATCAAGCTACTTGATGATGGGGCGCTGGCCGTAAAGGTGGTGTCTATTGTGGGCTGTGGAGGACTGGGAAAGACTACTGTCGTGAATCAGGTTTACATAAACATCGCCGAGAAATTTGATTGCCAAGCCTCTGTGTCCTTGTCCCAAAATCCTGATATGGTGAACATATTCCGGTCGATACTGTCTCAAGTCAAGAAAGATGAGTGTGGTAGCACCAGCTCATGTGACAAGGAACTTCTCATCAATGAATTGAGGGATTTCCTTAAGGACAAGAG GCTTGCACTCCCTAAGAGTGCTTGA
- the LOC103627692 gene encoding disease resistance protein PIK6-NP isoform X2 has product MDGFMASAATGVMSSLLAKLAELLGEDYKMQRGMRREIAFLKDELGSMNALLERLAGSEALDPQTKEWRDQVREMSYDIEDCVDGYMRQLQHEPQRNSGITGFFLGYVQKVKDLVTRHEIAEQIQELKARIVEASHRRKRYKIDDTANSGAANVIPVDRRLPALYAELGSLVGSDVPRDEIIKLLDDGALAVKVVSIVGCGGLGKTTVVNQVYINIAEKFDCQASVSLSQNPDMVNIFRSILSQVKKDECGSTSSCDKELLINELRDFLKDKRGGARVICECHLTLMDLRKPVKQ; this is encoded by the exons ATGGACGGGTTCATGGCAAGTGCAGCGACAGGGGTGATGAGCTCCCTTCTCGCCAAGCTCGCTGAGCTGCTTGGGGAGGACTACAAGATGCAGAGGGGCATGAGGCGCGAGATCGCGTTCCTCAAGGATGAGCTGGGCAGCATGAACGCGCTGCTGGAGAGGCTAGCCGGCTCGGAGGCGCTCGATCCGCAGACCAAGGAGTGGAGGGACCAGGTGAGGGAGATGAGCTACGACATCGAGGACTGTGTCGATGGTTACATGCGTCAGCTGCAGCACGAGCCGCAGAGGAACAGTGGAATCACGGGATTCTTCCTTGGGTATGTGCAGAAGGTGAAGGATCTCGTTACCCGTCACGAGATTGCCGAGCAGATTCAGGAGCTCAAGGCTCGGATCGTTGAGGCTAGCCACAGAAGGAAGAGGTACAAGATTGATGACACAGCTAATTCTGGTGCCGCCAATGTGATCCCTGTGGACCGTCGGTTGCCAGCGCTCTATGCAGAATTGGGTAGCCTTGTTGGTAGCGATGTTCCTAGAGATGAGATTATCAAGCTACTTGATGATGGGGCGCTGGCCGTAAAGGTGGTGTCTATTGTGGGCTGTGGAGGACTGGGAAAGACTACTGTCGTGAATCAGGTTTACATAAACATCGCCGAGAAATTTGATTGCCAAGCCTCTGTGTCCTTGTCCCAAAATCCTGATATGGTGAACATATTCCGGTCGATACTGTCTCAAGTCAAGAAAGATGAGTGTGGTAGCACCAGCTCATGTGACAAGGAACTTCTCATCAATGAATTGAGGGATTTCCTTAAGGACAAGAG GGGCGGAGCTAGAGTCATTTGTGAGTGTCATCTGACACTGATGGATCTTAGAAAACCAGTAAAGCAGTAA
- the LOC103627692 gene encoding disease resistance protein PIK6-NP isoform X3 encodes MDGFMASAATGVMSSLLAKLAELLGEDYKMQRGMRREIAFLKDELGSMNALLERLAGSEALDPQTKEWRDQVREMSYDIEDCVDGYMRQLQHEPQRNSGITGFFLGYVQKVKDLVTRHEIAEQIQELKARIVEASHRRKRYKIDDTANSGAANVIPVDRRLPALYAELGSLVGSDVPRDEIIKLLDDGALAVKVVSIVGCGGLGKTTVVNQVYINIAEKFDCQASVSLSQNPDMVNIFRSILSQVKKDECGSTSSCDKELLINELRDFLKDKRNSVTTDTRKLTSP; translated from the exons ATGGACGGGTTCATGGCAAGTGCAGCGACAGGGGTGATGAGCTCCCTTCTCGCCAAGCTCGCTGAGCTGCTTGGGGAGGACTACAAGATGCAGAGGGGCATGAGGCGCGAGATCGCGTTCCTCAAGGATGAGCTGGGCAGCATGAACGCGCTGCTGGAGAGGCTAGCCGGCTCGGAGGCGCTCGATCCGCAGACCAAGGAGTGGAGGGACCAGGTGAGGGAGATGAGCTACGACATCGAGGACTGTGTCGATGGTTACATGCGTCAGCTGCAGCACGAGCCGCAGAGGAACAGTGGAATCACGGGATTCTTCCTTGGGTATGTGCAGAAGGTGAAGGATCTCGTTACCCGTCACGAGATTGCCGAGCAGATTCAGGAGCTCAAGGCTCGGATCGTTGAGGCTAGCCACAGAAGGAAGAGGTACAAGATTGATGACACAGCTAATTCTGGTGCCGCCAATGTGATCCCTGTGGACCGTCGGTTGCCAGCGCTCTATGCAGAATTGGGTAGCCTTGTTGGTAGCGATGTTCCTAGAGATGAGATTATCAAGCTACTTGATGATGGGGCGCTGGCCGTAAAGGTGGTGTCTATTGTGGGCTGTGGAGGACTGGGAAAGACTACTGTCGTGAATCAGGTTTACATAAACATCGCCGAGAAATTTGATTGCCAAGCCTCTGTGTCCTTGTCCCAAAATCCTGATATGGTGAACATATTCCGGTCGATACTGTCTCAAGTCAAGAAAGATGAGTGTGGTAGCACCAGCTCATGTGACAAGGAACTTCTCATCAATGAATTGAGGGATTTCCTTAAGGACAAGAG GAATTCAGTGACAACAGACACTAGAAAATTAACTTCTCCATAA
- the LOC103627692 gene encoding disease resistance protein RGA5 isoform X1, whose amino-acid sequence MDGFMASAATGVMSSLLAKLAELLGEDYKMQRGMRREIAFLKDELGSMNALLERLAGSEALDPQTKEWRDQVREMSYDIEDCVDGYMRQLQHEPQRNSGITGFFLGYVQKVKDLVTRHEIAEQIQELKARIVEASHRRKRYKIDDTANSGAANVIPVDRRLPALYAELGSLVGSDVPRDEIIKLLDDGALAVKVVSIVGCGGLGKTTVVNQVYINIAEKFDCQASVSLSQNPDMVNIFRSILSQVKKDECGSTSSCDKELLINELRDFLKDKRYFIVIDDIWSTQAWKTIKFALVENTCGSRVIVTTRIGTIAKSCSSPFHHLVYELRMLGEDDSKRLFFRRIFGSEDKCPHHLKEVSVEIIKKCGGLPLAIITMASLLTTKSYTRADWLKVSNSIGSGLEKNCDVEEMNMILSLSYNHLPHHLKTCLLYLSMFPEDYVIKRDYLVRRWVAEGFVSAHGRRNLDDEGECYFNELINRSLIQPVDFQYDGRVYACRVHDMILDLITCKAVEENFITVVTNRKQMLPSHGKVHRLSLEYHGLETLRTNPIFTTHVRSLNIFRYSEEMLPLSGLHSLRVLDLDGNENLESCYLEDIGKLYQLRYLRIKASNITLLERIEELQCLVILDLLNCPNLGELPRSIVQLRNLKWLTVHRANLPDGVGNMQALEFLSLVVVDYTTSTNLLEELGSLTKLRTLRLDWRINPLHRDKKTYEGNFVSSLGKLGSSNLRYLTLISPWSLDFLLEPWSPTPHFLQELVIKGWHLNNIPVWMASLTNLTYLDVEVKVRQETLQILGDFPALQFLKVSSNAAGSEAMCLVVSNDGFRCLKKFSFVGWVNMMFKEGAVPALETLEFQIIAHEMHTARRFGPPDFGISHLSTLRNLVVNVHCEGSRVKEVEAVEAAIQKSASTLPNYPTLGLHRFLESELVKE is encoded by the exons ATGGACGGGTTCATGGCAAGTGCAGCGACAGGGGTGATGAGCTCCCTTCTCGCCAAGCTCGCTGAGCTGCTTGGGGAGGACTACAAGATGCAGAGGGGCATGAGGCGCGAGATCGCGTTCCTCAAGGATGAGCTGGGCAGCATGAACGCGCTGCTGGAGAGGCTAGCCGGCTCGGAGGCGCTCGATCCGCAGACCAAGGAGTGGAGGGACCAGGTGAGGGAGATGAGCTACGACATCGAGGACTGTGTCGATGGTTACATGCGTCAGCTGCAGCACGAGCCGCAGAGGAACAGTGGAATCACGGGATTCTTCCTTGGGTATGTGCAGAAGGTGAAGGATCTCGTTACCCGTCACGAGATTGCCGAGCAGATTCAGGAGCTCAAGGCTCGGATCGTTGAGGCTAGCCACAGAAGGAAGAGGTACAAGATTGATGACACAGCTAATTCTGGTGCCGCCAATGTGATCCCTGTGGACCGTCGGTTGCCAGCGCTCTATGCAGAATTGGGTAGCCTTGTTGGTAGCGATGTTCCTAGAGATGAGATTATCAAGCTACTTGATGATGGGGCGCTGGCCGTAAAGGTGGTGTCTATTGTGGGCTGTGGAGGACTGGGAAAGACTACTGTCGTGAATCAGGTTTACATAAACATCGCCGAGAAATTTGATTGCCAAGCCTCTGTGTCCTTGTCCCAAAATCCTGATATGGTGAACATATTCCGGTCGATACTGTCTCAAGTCAAGAAAGATGAGTGTGGTAGCACCAGCTCATGTGACAAGGAACTTCTCATCAATGAATTGAGGGATTTCCTTAAGGACAAGAG GTATTTTATTGTAATTGATGACATATGGAGTACCCAAGCATGGAAGACAATTAAATTTGCTTTGGTTGAGAATACTTGCGGCAGTAGAGTAATAGTGACAACAAGAATTGGTACTATTGCCAAATCTTGTTCATCCCCATTCCATCATCTCGTATATGAATTGAGGATGCTAGGTGAAGATGACTCCAAAAGGCTATTCTTTAGAAGAATTTTTGGCTCTGAGGACAAGTGCCCTCACCATTTAAAAGAGGTTTCAGTTGAAATAATTAAGAAGTGTGGTGGTTTACCATTGGCAATCATTACTATGGCTAGTTTGTTGACTACTAAATCATATACCAGAGCTGACTGGTTGAAGGTTTCTAATTCAATTGGATCTGGGCTAGAGAAAAATTGTGATgtggaggaaatgaacatgatatTATCTCTGAGTTACAATCACCTTCCTCATCATTTAAAGACTTGTTTATTGTATCTAAGTATGTTTCCTGAAGATTATGTGATCAAGAGGGATTATTTGGTAAGAAGGTGGGTAGCAGAAGGATTTGTTAGTGCACATGGTAGAAGAAATCTGGACGATGAAGGCGAATGCTATTTTAATGAACTTATCAACAGAAGCTTAATACAACCGGTAGATTTTCAGTATGATGGTAGAGTATATGCATGCCGGGTTCATGATATGATTCTTGATCTGATTACATGCAAGGCTGTTGAAGAAAATTTCATAACTGTTGTTACTAATAGAAAACAAATGTTGCCCTCACATGGCAAGGTCCACCGACTGTCACTTGAGTACCATGGTCTTGAAACCTTAAGAACAAATCCCATTTTTACTACTCATGTTCGGTCCCTGAACATATTTAGATACTCTGAAGAAATGCTTCCTCTTTCAGGCTTGCACTCCCTAAGAGTGCTTGATCTAGATGGCAATGAGAATTTGGAAAGCTGTTACCTTGAAGATATAGGGAAGTTATATCAGTTGCGATACCTACGGATTAAGGCAAGTAATATTACACTTCTGGAAAGGATAGAAGAGCTTCAGTGTTTGGTAATACTGGATCTTCTGAATTGCCCTAATCTAGGTGAATTGCCTAGAAGTATTGTTCAACTTCGGAACTTGAAATGGTTAACTGTTCATCGAGCGAACTTGCCAGATGGAGTTGGGAACATGCAAGCGCTAGAGTTTCTTTCACTTGTAGTTGTGGACTACACTACCTCAACAAACTTATTGGAAGAGCTGGGCAGCTTGACCAAATTGAGAACTCTTAGGTTGGATTGGCGCATCAACCCCCTGCACAGGGATAAAAAAACATATGAGGGTAATTTTGTTTCTTCACTTGGCAAACTAGGCAGTTCAAACCTTCGATACCTAACACTCATCAGTCCATGGTCACTCGACTTCCTGTTGGAACCTTGGTCCCCAACTCCACATTTCCTTCAGGAGTTAGTGATCAAAGGATGGCATCTCAACAATATTCCAGTCTGGATGGCCTCGCTAACCAACCTCACCTACCTGGACGTTGAGGTTAAAGTTAGACAAGAAACTCTCCAGATCCTCGGAGATTTCCCTGCCTTACAATTCCTGAAGGTGTCCTcaaatgcagcaggatctgagGCAATGTGCCTTGTCGTCAGCAACGATGGATTCCGATGTCTGAAGAAGTTCAGTTTCGTTGGCTGGGTAAACATGATGTTCAAAGAAGGAGCTGTTCCAGCGCTTGAAACTCTTGAGTTTCAAATCATAGCGCACGAGATGCATACTGCACGCAGATTTGGTCCTCCTGATTTCGGCATCAGCCACCTCTCCACCCTCAGGAATCTCGTCGTCAATGTTCACTGTGAAGGTTCAAGGGTTAAAGAGGTGGAGGCAGTAGAGGCTGCTATCCAGAAGTCAGCCAGTACGCTTCCTAATTATCCCACACTAGGTTTGCACAGATTTCTCGAGTCAGAACTGGTAAAAGAATGA
- the LOC100285264 gene encoding secretory protein-like precursor: MAMATPTRVTAAAVVLRVLSLLILLRTGTCADDYSAFVYAGCSQGRYSADSQYASGVDSVLTSVASSAPYAPYDNFTSPTDSSVVGLYQCRSDLPASVCSGCVRSAISRLSSLCAWAVGGAVQLRACFVRYGNDSFLGKQDTAVLFKKCGGTPGDAGGVAMRDSALGALVAAAAPAGGGFRTGGSGAVQAMSQCVGDLGAKPCSDCVSAAAAQLKAGCGYATAGEVYLGKCYARFWANGGGGFSSSSSSAGRHGFRLVHVVAAGLFFPSLAYASLAI; this comes from the coding sequence ATGGCCATGGCCACGCCCACGCGTGTCACGGCAGCAGCAGTCGTCCTCCGGGTTCTCTCGTTGCTGATCCTGCTGCGCACGGGCACGTGCGCCGACGACTACTCGGCGTTCGTGTACGCGGGGTGCTCGCAGGGCCGCTACAGCGCCGATTCGCAGTACGCGTCGGGGGTGGACTCCGTGCTCACCTCGGTCGCCAGCAGCGCGCCGTACGCCCCCTACGACAACTTCACCTCGCCGACCGACTCGTCCGTGGTCGGCCTCTACCAGTGCCGCTCCGACCTCCCCGCCTCCGTCTGCAGCGGCTGCGTCCGCTCCGCCATCTCCAGGCTCTCCTCTCTCTGCGCCTGGGCGGTCGGCGGCGCGGTGCAGCTGCGGGCCTGCTTCGTGCGATACGGGAACGACTCGTTCCTGGGGAAGCAGGACACGGCGGTGCTGTTCAAGAAATGCGGCGGCACGCCCGGGGACGCCGGCGGGGTGGCCATGAGGGACTCGGCGCTCGGCGCGCTCGTGGCCGCGGCGGCGCCGGCGGGCGGAGGGTTCCGCACCGGAGGGTCCGGCGCCGTGCAGGCCATGTCGCAGTGCGTGGGGGACCTCGGCGCcaagccctgctccgactgcgtcTCGGCCGCGGCCGCACAGCTCAAGGCCGGGTGCGGTTACGCCACGGCCGGCGAGGTCTACCTCGGCAAGTGCTACGCGCGCTTCTGGGCCAACGGTGGCGGAGGtttcagtagcagcagcagcagcgccgGCCGGCATGGATTTCGTCTAGTCCACGTGGTCGCCGCCGGTTTATTCTTCCCCTCCTTGGCTTATGCCTCACTTGCCATATAG